The following coding sequences lie in one Pelobacter seleniigenes DSM 18267 genomic window:
- the rodA gene encoding rod shape-determining protein RodA: MFDRRLVTSFDWILLLTVLALAGIGIVNLYSATASWPEVSTPLYLKQAIWLCGGLLISLSLCLFDYRHLQYFSVHFYVLSVCLLIFVEAMGRTSMGATRWIHLGFFNLQPSEVIKIAIILLLAKILAQTATPLGFGLFELWKPALWILVPVVLILKQPDLGTATIVVFIAGTMLLFAGLRKGAVISLGILGVLASVGGWFGLHDYQRARIRTFLNPEADPLGTGYHIIQSKIAVGSGGFFGKGFIQGSQSQLSFLPERHTDFAFSVFAEEWGFIGSVSLLVLYLFLVVWGLYIARRANDRFGLFLAVGVTAMNFWHIVVNLGMVIGLLPVVGVPLPLFSYGGTSMVTTMIGIGLLMNVSMRRFMF, from the coding sequence GTGTTTGATCGTCGCCTGGTCACGAGTTTCGACTGGATCCTGTTGCTGACGGTACTGGCCCTGGCCGGTATCGGCATTGTGAACCTTTACAGCGCGACCGCCAGCTGGCCGGAGGTGTCCACTCCGCTCTATCTGAAACAGGCGATCTGGCTATGCGGGGGGCTGCTGATTTCGCTGTCCCTGTGTCTGTTTGACTACCGCCATCTGCAATATTTTTCGGTCCATTTCTATGTCCTCAGTGTCTGCCTGCTGATTTTCGTTGAAGCCATGGGGCGAACCTCCATGGGCGCGACCCGCTGGATTCATCTGGGTTTTTTCAATCTGCAGCCGAGCGAGGTTATTAAGATTGCGATTATCCTGCTGCTGGCCAAGATTCTGGCGCAGACGGCGACCCCCCTGGGATTCGGGCTGTTTGAACTGTGGAAGCCGGCGCTGTGGATTCTGGTTCCGGTGGTGCTGATTCTGAAACAGCCGGACCTGGGGACGGCCACCATTGTGGTGTTTATTGCCGGAACCATGTTGCTGTTCGCCGGGCTCCGCAAAGGGGCGGTGATTTCCCTGGGGATACTGGGTGTCCTGGCGTCGGTCGGAGGATGGTTCGGCCTGCATGATTACCAGCGGGCGCGGATCCGAACCTTTCTTAACCCCGAAGCTGACCCGCTGGGAACCGGCTATCACATCATTCAGTCCAAGATCGCAGTTGGCAGTGGCGGCTTTTTTGGCAAGGGGTTTATTCAGGGCAGTCAGTCGCAGCTGTCGTTTCTGCCTGAGCGGCATACCGATTTCGCGTTTTCAGTGTTTGCTGAAGAGTGGGGTTTTATCGGTAGCGTTTCGCTGCTGGTGCTCTACCTGTTCCTGGTGGTTTGGGGGCTCTATATCGCCCGTCGGGCGAATGATCGGTTTGGCCTGTTTTTAGCGGTCGGGGTAACCGCCATGAACTTTTGGCATATCGTGGTCAACCTGGGGATGGTTATCGGTCTGCTGCCGGTGGTGGGGGTGCCGCTGCCGCTGTTCTCCTATGGTGGCACCAGTATGGTGACGACCATGATCGGCATCGGCCTGTTGATGAATGTGAGTATGCGCAGATTCATGTTCTGA
- a CDS encoding rod shape-determining protein: MFNVFNAVWGLFSNDLAIDLGTANTLVYMKGKGIVVSEPSVVAVKTGAAGQRKVLAVGKDAKEMLGRTPGSIVAIRPMKDGVIADFDYTEEMLRYFIRKVHNRKNLVRPRIVICVPSGITQVEKRAVRESAESAGAREVYLIEEPMAAAIGAGLPITEASGNMIVDIGGGTTEVAVISLAGIVYAQSVRVGGDKLDEAIVQYMKRKYNLLIGERTAEAVKIGIGSVYAAPGEEVVSMEIKGRDLVSGIPKTMEVGSDEIRDAMSEPVNTIVEAVRIALERTPPELAADIVDKGIVLAGGGAYLKNLDILLREETGLPVVVAEEPLSCVVLGSGAVLDQLDLLRQVAVAS, translated from the coding sequence ATGTTTAATGTTTTTAATGCCGTTTGGGGTCTGTTCTCCAATGATTTAGCGATCGATTTGGGAACGGCCAACACACTGGTATATATGAAAGGTAAAGGCATTGTGGTCAGCGAACCTTCGGTGGTCGCGGTCAAGACCGGTGCCGCCGGACAGCGCAAGGTTCTTGCTGTTGGTAAGGATGCTAAGGAGATGCTGGGCCGTACTCCGGGCAGCATTGTCGCTATCCGCCCCATGAAAGATGGCGTTATCGCCGATTTTGACTACACCGAAGAGATGTTGCGCTATTTTATCCGCAAGGTCCACAACCGGAAAAACCTGGTTCGGCCGCGGATTGTCATCTGTGTTCCTTCCGGGATTACCCAAGTGGAAAAACGTGCGGTCAGGGAATCGGCTGAATCGGCCGGAGCCCGAGAAGTTTACCTGATCGAAGAACCGATGGCGGCTGCCATTGGTGCCGGGTTGCCGATTACCGAAGCTTCCGGCAATATGATTGTCGATATCGGTGGCGGCACCACTGAAGTGGCGGTGATCTCCCTGGCTGGAATCGTTTATGCCCAGAGCGTCCGGGTCGGCGGTGACAAACTGGATGAAGCCATTGTTCAGTATATGAAGCGCAAATATAACCTGCTCATCGGTGAGCGGACCGCGGAAGCCGTGAAAATAGGGATCGGCAGTGTCTATGCCGCACCGGGGGAAGAGGTTGTGTCCATGGAAATAAAAGGGCGTGATCTGGTCAGTGGCATTCCGAAAACCATGGAAGTCGGCTCCGATGAAATTCGCGATGCCATGTCCGAACCGGTCAACACCATTGTCGAAGCGGTTCGTATCGCTTTGGAACGAACTCCGCCGGAGTTGGCAGCTGACATCGTCGATAAGGGGATTGTTCTGGCCGGCGGCGGTGCTTATCTGAAAAATCTTGATATTCTGTTGCGCGAAGAGACCGGTCTGCCGGTGGTGGTCGCCGAAGAGCCGTTGTCCTGTGTCGTGCTCGGCTCCGGAGCGGTGCTTGACCAGTTGGACCTGCTGCGCCAGGTGGCGGTCGCGTCCTGA
- the mreC gene encoding rod shape-determining protein MreC, whose translation MRELFRRYKLLLLAVVLLMATVLLYSYNLRHKSTTTFFERAVLTFAEPFQSGIDQAVDAVRNVWKNYLWLIDARQRNIALLQENRELKAKLLQVEEISQQNQRLRALLAFVDDLDRPALPAQVIGEDASNWARTIVIDKGTKAGLSNGLPVVAAEGVVGRIIKISQNSARVLLITDASSAVAALIQRTRTRGVARGQGQDLSVEYALRTADIEVGDLLVTSGMGGIFPKGLPLGKVADIEKGQFGLFQQVKVETMVDFSHLEEVLVIVGKDQ comes from the coding sequence ATGCGTGAACTGTTCAGACGTTACAAGTTATTGCTGCTGGCAGTCGTGCTGCTCATGGCTACAGTATTGCTCTATTCCTATAACCTCCGTCACAAGTCAACCACGACCTTTTTTGAACGTGCGGTACTGACCTTTGCCGAACCCTTCCAATCCGGCATTGACCAAGCTGTTGATGCGGTCCGCAATGTCTGGAAAAACTATCTTTGGCTGATCGATGCCCGGCAGCGCAATATCGCGTTGCTGCAGGAAAACCGTGAGCTGAAAGCCAAGCTGCTGCAGGTCGAAGAAATTTCCCAGCAGAATCAGCGGCTGCGTGCACTGCTGGCGTTCGTAGATGACCTTGATCGCCCGGCGTTGCCGGCCCAGGTGATCGGCGAGGATGCCAGCAACTGGGCGCGCACCATCGTTATCGACAAAGGGACCAAGGCCGGCCTGAGCAATGGCCTGCCGGTGGTGGCTGCCGAAGGGGTGGTCGGGCGGATCATCAAGATTTCCCAGAACAGCGCCCGGGTGTTGCTGATCACCGATGCGTCTTCGGCGGTTGCCGCATTGATTCAACGGACCCGCACCCGCGGGGTGGCACGTGGTCAGGGGCAGGATCTGTCCGTCGAGTATGCTTTGCGGACCGCCGATATTGAGGTCGGGGACCTGCTGGTGACCTCCGGCATGGGCGGGATCTTTCCCAAAGGACTGCCGCTGGGGAAAGTCGCGGATATCGAAAAGGGGCAGTTCGGGCTGTTTCAGCAAGTCAAGGTCGAGACCATGGTCGATTTTTCCCACCTGGAAGAGGTTCTGGTCATCGTGGGGAAAGACCAATGA
- a CDS encoding SurA N-terminal domain-containing protein codes for MLDFVRTKQKSILIKIAFGLIILSFVIGYTMLTAPSRKGNTQRGDIAATVNGDEISYADFQTAYSQLYNLYQSIYQGSFNSTLEKQLNLPKQAMQQLVEEQLLVQQADKLGLEVSKQELIDSISKYDAFQLNGQFNRDRYLQVLKYQRMTPEQFEAAQRRQLLTQKVREKLQQGAEVSDADLEAAFHKENDKINLNFVWLTPALVESKVKVTDQGLQDYFAGHREQFQIPEKISLRYLQFDPARYEDKIASFSQDDLDRFYRRNLDQFEIKEQVNAAHILIKVPKDADEETVTKRRQLAEDLLKQLHEGADFAKLAKTHSDDKSSAANGGDLGTFGRGVMVPAFEDAAFALQPGQLSDVVRTPFGFHIIKVNSHTESGVKPLVDVIDQVKKGLTLEKARQMAYEKAMDAYNINRKSGDLEAAAKANDLGIKETGYFSRNEAIDGIGKVPEITQAAFALQEGELAHPIQTTQGVFLFMLKDRQESRLPELAEVKPAVEAAYRTEQAQSLAKELADKLLAEAKDKKSLRAAAADLKLSLEETGDFNRGFGGFVPRIGASEEVATAAFKLTEAEPIMPQVYTIGDKYLVASLKDAKVADFSALTEQDRSQLKERLLSEKKDHMVNEKLNQLLQQAEINIMVPDLMEAFKNGSKQS; via the coding sequence ATGCTTGACTTTGTCAGAACCAAGCAAAAATCGATCCTGATCAAAATAGCTTTCGGTTTGATCATCCTGAGTTTCGTCATCGGTTACACGATGTTGACCGCGCCATCTCGCAAAGGGAATACCCAACGTGGCGACATAGCGGCGACGGTCAATGGTGACGAAATCAGCTATGCCGATTTCCAAACCGCTTACAGCCAGCTCTATAATCTTTACCAGAGCATCTATCAAGGGAGTTTCAACTCCACCCTGGAAAAACAGCTCAACCTGCCCAAACAGGCGATGCAACAGCTGGTAGAAGAACAACTGCTCGTGCAACAGGCCGACAAGCTCGGTCTTGAAGTCAGCAAACAGGAGCTGATCGACAGCATCTCCAAATATGACGCTTTTCAGCTGAACGGGCAGTTCAACCGGGATCGTTACCTACAGGTCCTCAAATATCAGCGGATGACCCCCGAGCAGTTCGAAGCCGCCCAGCGCCGTCAGCTGCTGACCCAGAAAGTCCGCGAAAAACTGCAACAGGGCGCGGAAGTCAGCGATGCCGACCTCGAGGCCGCCTTTCACAAAGAGAACGATAAGATCAATCTCAATTTTGTCTGGCTGACCCCGGCCCTGGTGGAAAGTAAAGTCAAAGTCACCGATCAGGGGCTGCAGGACTACTTTGCCGGTCATCGCGAGCAGTTCCAGATTCCGGAAAAAATCTCCCTGCGCTATCTGCAGTTCGACCCCGCTCGCTACGAAGACAAGATCGCTTCTTTCAGCCAGGACGATCTTGATCGCTTCTACCGCCGCAATCTGGACCAGTTTGAAATCAAGGAACAGGTCAACGCCGCGCACATCCTCATCAAAGTGCCCAAGGATGCCGATGAGGAAACGGTCACCAAGCGCCGCCAACTGGCCGAGGACCTGCTCAAACAACTCCACGAAGGTGCAGATTTTGCCAAACTGGCCAAAACCCACTCCGACGACAAAAGCAGCGCCGCCAACGGTGGCGACCTCGGCACCTTCGGCCGCGGAGTCATGGTTCCGGCCTTTGAAGATGCCGCCTTTGCCCTGCAACCGGGCCAGTTGAGCGATGTGGTCAGAACCCCCTTCGGCTTCCACATCATCAAGGTGAACAGTCACACCGAGTCCGGCGTCAAGCCCCTGGTTGATGTCATCGACCAGGTCAAAAAGGGCCTGACTCTGGAAAAAGCCCGGCAAATGGCCTATGAAAAAGCCATGGACGCTTACAATATCAACCGCAAAAGCGGCGACCTTGAAGCTGCAGCCAAAGCCAACGACCTCGGCATCAAGGAAACCGGTTATTTTTCCCGCAACGAAGCTATTGACGGCATCGGCAAGGTCCCCGAGATAACCCAGGCCGCCTTCGCCCTTCAGGAAGGAGAGCTGGCCCATCCGATCCAGACCACCCAGGGAGTCTTCCTGTTCATGCTCAAGGACCGCCAGGAAAGCCGCCTGCCCGAACTGGCAGAAGTCAAACCTGCGGTCGAAGCAGCCTACCGTACCGAACAAGCCCAGTCCCTGGCCAAGGAACTTGCTGACAAATTGCTGGCTGAAGCCAAAGACAAAAAAAGCCTGCGCGCCGCTGCTGCCGACCTGAAACTCTCCCTTGAGGAAACCGGTGACTTCAACCGCGGCTTTGGCGGCTTCGTACCGCGCATCGGCGCTTCCGAAGAAGTGGCAACGGCCGCCTTCAAACTGACTGAGGCAGAGCCGATCATGCCTCAGGTCTACACCATCGGCGACAAATACCTGGTCGCCAGCCTCAAAGATGCCAAGGTGGCAGATTTCTCGGCACTGACTGAACAGGACCGCAGCCAACTTAAAGAACGCCTGCTGTCCGAGAAAAAAGACCATATGGTCAACGAAAAACTGAACCAGCTCCTCCAACAGGCCGAGATCAACATCATGGTTCCCGACCTCATGGAAGCATTTAAAAATGGGAGTAAGCAATCATGA
- a CDS encoding 3'-5' exonuclease, which translates to MKPSFKYWIFLGAIYFAVTSIIAASLIGSWASLNDAQQEALGEMFSKLVPFPLLGTITILFIIGALVNLLFNDYIIPTLKLAESARIISSVNPEHRIHLKTASKEIEYLSQIINQSADAFAELKQDVSGKIAVAQATINEERTRLAALMSELPHGVIVCNTDGQVLLYNQQAQDMLKTDQTGAAAQRSGILGLGRSIFSILDRDPIVHGLEMLHKCHQSGRSKLVNSTMMSLRHDHYLRVNMAPFFTEQSSQRQISGIVLTLEDMTQQIEADNRRDALIQSLIDDQQKYLGEIRESIGTILAQPQLSAEDLQRYRQKIDFSSQILEQKVHEARTSYAFHQHELTKSENILADNLLDVISKNLSERFEFKTTPLAPKGLWLQVDSYSMVQAFGHLGGLLQTQTSVAELLLTITSNDKNDIELVLSWPGINVSRNLLESWLSTPLISDDKGRLLNFRQAIEKMAGRMSFLSADDRRCAGVMIVLPPLDQDRRLALQSEVEHRPVSYEFDLFNRGDLDELGQVPLNKLTYVVFDTETTGLNPSQGDEIIQLGAIRIVNGQLLYHEVIDQLVDPKRFVPPESVAIHGIEPKLLKGQPTIDKVLPHFHQFAENSVLVAHNAAFDMRFLQLQEEKTGLVFANPVIDTLLLSSIVHPNQDSHSLEELAARLNVTIVGRHTALGDAIVTGEVLLKLIPLLEAHGIHTLSDALAASSHSPFARFAY; encoded by the coding sequence ATGAAACCGAGTTTTAAATACTGGATTTTTCTCGGTGCGATATACTTTGCGGTCACCAGCATTATCGCTGCCAGCCTGATCGGCTCCTGGGCCAGTCTCAATGATGCCCAGCAGGAGGCGCTGGGGGAAATGTTCAGCAAACTGGTCCCCTTCCCCCTGCTCGGAACAATCACCATTCTTTTCATTATCGGCGCTCTGGTCAACCTGCTGTTCAATGACTACATCATCCCGACCCTGAAGCTGGCGGAGAGTGCCCGCATCATCTCCTCGGTCAACCCGGAACATCGTATCCACCTGAAAACGGCCTCCAAGGAGATCGAATATCTCAGCCAGATCATCAACCAATCCGCCGATGCCTTTGCCGAACTGAAGCAGGACGTCTCCGGGAAAATTGCCGTTGCCCAGGCCACCATCAACGAAGAGCGGACCCGGTTGGCCGCCCTGATGTCGGAACTCCCCCACGGAGTCATTGTCTGCAACACCGACGGTCAGGTCCTGCTCTACAACCAGCAGGCCCAGGACATGCTTAAGACGGATCAGACCGGTGCTGCCGCTCAGCGTAGTGGCATTCTCGGCCTGGGCCGTTCCATCTTCAGCATTCTGGATCGCGACCCGATTGTCCACGGCCTGGAGATGCTGCACAAGTGCCACCAATCAGGACGCAGCAAACTGGTCAACAGCACCATGATGAGCCTGCGGCATGATCACTACCTGCGGGTCAATATGGCGCCCTTTTTCACCGAACAATCCTCCCAACGTCAGATCTCCGGCATCGTCCTCACCCTGGAAGACATGACCCAGCAAATCGAGGCCGACAACCGGCGTGACGCCCTGATTCAATCGTTAATCGACGACCAGCAGAAATACCTGGGGGAAATCCGTGAATCCATCGGGACCATCCTGGCCCAGCCCCAACTCAGCGCCGAAGACCTGCAGCGCTATCGGCAGAAAATCGATTTCAGTTCCCAAATCCTGGAACAGAAGGTTCATGAGGCCAGGACCAGCTACGCCTTTCATCAGCACGAGCTGACCAAAAGTGAAAATATCCTCGCCGACAACCTGCTTGACGTAATCAGCAAAAACCTGTCGGAACGGTTTGAATTCAAAACCACACCGCTGGCCCCAAAAGGCCTCTGGTTGCAGGTTGACAGCTACTCCATGGTACAGGCCTTTGGTCACCTTGGCGGCTTGTTGCAGACCCAGACCAGCGTTGCTGAACTGCTGCTGACCATTACCAGTAATGATAAAAACGACATCGAACTGGTGCTGTCCTGGCCCGGAATCAATGTCAGCCGGAATCTTCTGGAGAGCTGGCTGTCAACCCCGTTGATCAGTGATGACAAAGGCCGCCTGCTTAACTTCAGGCAGGCCATTGAAAAGATGGCCGGCAGGATGTCATTTTTAAGCGCGGACGACCGCCGCTGCGCCGGGGTGATGATTGTCCTGCCGCCCCTTGATCAGGACCGCCGTCTGGCTCTGCAGAGCGAGGTGGAACACCGTCCCGTCTCCTACGAATTCGACCTGTTCAACCGGGGGGACCTGGACGAACTGGGGCAGGTCCCTCTCAACAAATTGACCTATGTCGTCTTTGATACCGAAACCACTGGTCTCAACCCGTCGCAAGGGGACGAAATCATCCAACTGGGCGCCATTCGCATTGTTAATGGCCAGTTGCTCTACCATGAGGTGATCGACCAACTGGTTGATCCGAAACGCTTTGTCCCGCCGGAATCGGTGGCAATCCACGGCATCGAACCGAAGCTGCTCAAAGGACAGCCGACCATTGACAAAGTCCTGCCCCACTTTCATCAATTTGCGGAAAATTCGGTATTGGTTGCGCACAACGCGGCTTTTGACATGCGCTTTCTGCAACTGCAGGAAGAAAAAACCGGACTGGTCTTTGCCAATCCGGTCATCGATACCCTGCTCCTCTCCTCCATCGTTCATCCCAATCAGGATTCC
- the mrdA gene encoding penicillin-binding protein 2, producing MGIDQKWIELPTVQRRFLFYSVAATLVFLLLALRLWYLQVISYEELQERSVRNRTRVVTLNAPRGPIYDRNSVLLVDNRPSFEISVMRQDVENRDLLLERLSTLLDIKVEELQERWEQGRSFPIYRPVTLATDVSREAMERVQEHSVDLPGVLTEVQPIRDYLDGGTSAHLIGYLGEITEDELREEGDTYNYRGGDLIGKTALEKTFEPYLRGTKGRRLVEVDVQGKLLRQLQVEPPKPGNKVFLTIDEELQKAADEAFGDQSGAAVALDVKTGDILAMVSRPTFNPALFARGIAGDEWRALAQDKRHPLQNKVIAGQYPPGSTFKIVVALAALHEGVVGTKRTIDCKGDFEVGGSRFRCWKKRGHGPTDLNKALRESCDVWFYQVGLELGIDKLSKAAKEFGLGSPVGYPLPGERPGVMPSQEWKQKNFHKSWYAGETVIASIGQGFVLATPLQLAVMTAAVANGGKVLQPQVIRKVEDWDGNILLQPQPNVVRQLDYSVADMKAVRDGLVAVVNSPRGTGKAAYLDDVTVAGKTGTSQVVRRKSDEEEEEEINDEVPYRFRPHALFVAYAPAENPEIAVAVVVEHGQSGGKAAGPIARSIIQRYHELKQQAVAKQGE from the coding sequence ATGGGCATTGATCAGAAATGGATCGAGTTGCCCACGGTGCAGCGCCGGTTCCTGTTTTATTCCGTGGCCGCGACCCTGGTTTTTCTGCTCTTGGCGCTAAGGCTCTGGTATCTGCAGGTGATCAGCTATGAGGAACTGCAGGAGCGTTCGGTTCGTAACCGGACCCGGGTGGTGACTCTCAATGCGCCGCGCGGCCCGATTTACGACCGTAATTCCGTATTGCTGGTCGACAATCGCCCCTCCTTCGAAATCTCCGTGATGCGCCAGGATGTTGAAAACCGTGATCTGCTCCTGGAGCGATTGTCAACGCTGCTCGATATCAAGGTCGAGGAATTGCAGGAGCGCTGGGAGCAGGGCCGGAGCTTTCCCATCTATCGACCGGTTACCCTGGCCACCGATGTCAGCCGGGAGGCCATGGAGCGGGTCCAGGAACACAGTGTTGACCTGCCCGGGGTGCTCACCGAAGTTCAACCGATCCGGGATTATCTGGACGGCGGCACCTCCGCTCACCTGATTGGCTACTTAGGGGAAATCACCGAGGATGAGCTCAGGGAAGAGGGGGATACTTATAATTACCGCGGTGGCGATCTGATCGGCAAGACCGCTCTGGAGAAAACCTTTGAACCCTATTTGCGTGGCACCAAGGGACGGCGACTGGTTGAAGTTGATGTGCAGGGCAAGCTGCTGCGTCAGCTGCAGGTTGAACCGCCCAAACCGGGCAACAAGGTTTTCCTGACCATTGATGAAGAATTGCAAAAGGCGGCGGATGAGGCCTTTGGCGATCAGTCCGGGGCTGCTGTTGCGCTGGATGTCAAGACCGGTGATATCCTGGCCATGGTCAGCCGCCCGACCTTTAATCCGGCGCTGTTCGCACGTGGTATCGCTGGCGACGAATGGCGCGCCTTGGCCCAGGACAAACGCCATCCGCTGCAGAACAAGGTCATTGCCGGGCAATACCCGCCTGGTTCGACCTTTAAGATTGTCGTTGCCCTGGCAGCCTTGCATGAGGGGGTGGTCGGGACCAAGCGGACCATTGACTGCAAAGGGGATTTCGAGGTCGGCGGATCCCGGTTCCGCTGCTGGAAAAAACGCGGCCACGGTCCGACGGATCTGAACAAGGCTCTGCGCGAGAGCTGCGATGTGTGGTTTTATCAGGTCGGCCTGGAGTTGGGTATCGATAAATTGTCCAAGGCAGCCAAGGAATTCGGGTTGGGTTCGCCGGTGGGATATCCGCTGCCGGGCGAGCGTCCCGGGGTCATGCCGTCACAAGAATGGAAACAGAAGAACTTTCATAAATCCTGGTACGCCGGGGAAACGGTCATCGCCTCCATCGGGCAGGGCTTTGTCCTGGCCACTCCGCTGCAACTGGCGGTGATGACCGCAGCGGTCGCCAACGGGGGCAAGGTGCTGCAACCCCAAGTGATCCGCAAAGTTGAAGACTGGGACGGAAACATCCTGCTGCAGCCGCAACCCAACGTGGTGCGCCAGCTCGATTATTCCGTGGCCGATATGAAGGCCGTCAGGGATGGCTTGGTCGCGGTGGTCAACAGCCCCCGCGGGACCGGCAAGGCCGCATACCTGGATGACGTTACCGTGGCTGGAAAAACCGGAACCTCTCAGGTTGTCAGGCGCAAGTCGGACGAAGAAGAAGAGGAAGAAATTAATGACGAAGTCCCTTACCGATTTCGCCCCCATGCTCTGTTTGTCGCTTATGCTCCGGCTGAAAACCCGGAGATCGCAGTGGCTGTCGTCGTCGAGCATGGCCAGTCTGGGGGGAAGGCCGCCGGGCCGATCGCCCGCAGTATTATTCAGCGTTACCATGAACTGAAACAGCAAGCCGTTGCAAAGCAGGGAGAGTGA
- a CDS encoding phosphoribosylaminoimidazolesuccinocarboxamide synthase: MISVLTQTDCPELKLINRGKVRDIYDLGEHLLIVTSDRISAFDVIMGEGIPQKGYVLTEISKFWFEQMADLIPNHLISTNVDDFPAITHQYRDQLEGRSMLTKKAQPLPIECIVRGYLSGSGWKEYQSQGSLCSIPLPTGLVQSDKLPETLFTPSTKAELGEHDENISFDKAVELCGKEIAEQVRDISIAIYERARDLAATKGIIIADTKFEFGMMDGQLIWIDEALTPDSSRFWPKDQYQPGGPQPSFDKQFLRDYLETLDWGKKAPAPQLPEEIVRKTGEKYLEALKRLTA; this comes from the coding sequence ATGATATCCGTTCTCACCCAAACCGATTGTCCTGAACTGAAGCTGATTAATCGCGGCAAGGTCAGGGATATTTACGACCTCGGCGAGCACCTGCTCATCGTGACCAGCGATCGGATTTCCGCCTTCGACGTCATCATGGGCGAAGGCATTCCGCAAAAGGGCTATGTCCTCACGGAAATTTCCAAATTCTGGTTTGAGCAGATGGCCGACCTGATCCCCAATCATCTGATCTCGACCAATGTCGATGACTTCCCGGCGATCACCCATCAGTACCGGGATCAGCTCGAAGGCCGCAGCATGCTGACCAAAAAAGCTCAGCCGCTACCCATCGAGTGCATCGTCCGCGGCTATCTTTCCGGCAGCGGCTGGAAAGAGTACCAGAGCCAGGGATCGCTGTGCAGTATCCCCCTTCCGACCGGTCTGGTCCAGAGCGACAAGCTCCCCGAGACCCTGTTCACCCCCTCGACCAAAGCCGAACTGGGTGAACACGACGAGAACATCTCTTTCGACAAAGCCGTTGAGCTTTGTGGCAAGGAAATCGCCGAGCAGGTCCGCGACATCAGCATCGCCATCTATGAGCGCGCCCGTGATCTGGCCGCAACCAAAGGGATCATCATTGCCGATACCAAGTTCGAGTTCGGGATGATGGACGGCCAGCTGATCTGGATCGACGAAGCCCTGACCCCCGACTCTTCACGGTTCTGGCCCAAGGATCAGTATCAGCCAGGCGGCCCGCAGCCGAGCTTCGACAAACAGTTCCTGCGCGACTATCTGGAAACCCTCGACTGGGGCAAAAAAGCTCCGGCTCCGCAGCTTCCGGAAGAAATCGTCCGCAAGACCGGAGAGAAATACCTGGAAGCCCTCAAGCGGCTGACCGCTTAA
- the mreD gene encoding rod shape-determining protein MreD, whose product MRRFLLYLLIGIFFALLQSSVLPLFFAPNWRPNLILILVLFLSFHESLPLAVFGGMFLGAIQDSFCGPSLGLYVSADLAIVMLTKLVAEQLNVESPPLLLLLVAAGTLVQNALLGFFLTAFADTEPVISILLPAIPQQLLANLVFSALLLVVYLRLLKWFGYRGGLGSLLYQGKHYGH is encoded by the coding sequence ATGAGACGGTTTCTGCTCTATCTGTTGATCGGGATCTTTTTTGCCCTGTTGCAGAGCAGTGTCCTGCCGCTGTTTTTTGCGCCGAACTGGCGTCCGAACCTGATTCTAATTCTGGTGTTGTTCCTCAGCTTTCACGAAAGCCTGCCTCTGGCTGTCTTTGGCGGGATGTTTTTGGGGGCCATCCAGGACAGCTTCTGCGGTCCCAGTCTCGGCCTCTATGTTTCCGCGGACCTGGCCATCGTCATGCTGACCAAGCTGGTGGCGGAACAGTTGAATGTTGAAAGCCCGCCGCTGTTGCTATTGCTGGTTGCTGCCGGAACCCTGGTGCAGAATGCTTTGCTCGGCTTCTTCCTGACCGCTTTTGCCGACACCGAGCCGGTCATCTCGATTCTGTTGCCAGCGATACCGCAGCAGTTGCTTGCTAACCTGGTGTTTTCTGCGCTGCTGTTGGTTGTTTATCTGCGTCTGTTGAAGTGGTTCGGATACCGGGGCGGTCTGGGCAGTTTGCTGTATCAGGGGAAGCACTATGGGCATTGA